In Dermatophilus congolensis, a genomic segment contains:
- a CDS encoding ABC transporter permease has protein sequence MPAETATPTPAPSRGKTLSTWLSNNGAIVGLALVCLIMFIATPAFLTIPNLLNVGVQAAVTAVIAFGMTYVIVTAGIDLSVGSIAALSAIGAGWMVTTGAMPGPLALILAPLMGLIAGSVTGTAVAYGKLPAFIATLAMLSIARGLALVISEGRPILMPDAVNWLGSNLGPIPGPILVLLLAWAVTAFILNRTVFGRSLYAIGGNEEAARLTGLPVKRTLASVYALSGLYSGVAGLLLAGRLASAQPQAATGYELDAIAAVVIGGASLTGGSGKATGTLIGALVLAVIRNGLNLLSVTAFWQQVVIGLVIAAAVGIDVLRNRK, from the coding sequence GTGCCCGCTGAAACCGCAACACCAACCCCGGCGCCAAGCCGCGGAAAAACACTCAGCACCTGGCTATCCAACAACGGCGCCATCGTCGGACTCGCGTTGGTATGCCTCATCATGTTCATCGCCACCCCTGCATTCCTCACCATCCCCAACCTACTCAACGTCGGCGTACAAGCCGCAGTCACAGCCGTCATCGCATTCGGGATGACCTACGTCATCGTCACCGCCGGAATCGACCTATCCGTTGGATCAATCGCCGCCCTATCAGCCATCGGGGCAGGCTGGATGGTCACCACCGGCGCAATGCCCGGCCCCCTAGCGCTCATCCTCGCCCCACTTATGGGACTCATCGCAGGCAGCGTCACCGGAACCGCAGTCGCCTACGGCAAACTCCCCGCCTTCATCGCCACCCTCGCCATGCTGTCCATCGCCCGAGGACTCGCCCTCGTCATCTCCGAAGGCCGCCCCATCCTCATGCCCGACGCAGTCAACTGGCTCGGCAGCAACCTCGGCCCCATCCCCGGTCCCATCCTCGTGCTACTGCTGGCCTGGGCAGTAACTGCATTCATCCTCAACCGCACCGTCTTCGGGCGATCCCTTTACGCGATCGGCGGTAACGAAGAAGCAGCACGCCTGACCGGACTACCCGTCAAACGAACCCTCGCATCGGTCTACGCACTCTCTGGCCTCTATTCCGGCGTCGCTGGGCTCCTTCTGGCAGGACGACTAGCCTCGGCGCAACCCCAAGCCGCCACCGGATACGAACTCGACGCTATCGCCGCAGTCGTCATCGGCGGAGCAAGCCTCACCGGTGGATCAGGAAAAGCCACCGGAACCCTCATCGGAGCACTCGTCCTAGCCGTCATCCGCAACGGACTCAACCTTCTATCTGTCACCGCATTCTGGCAACAGGTCGTCATCGGCCTGGTCATCGCGGCGGCCGTCGGTATCGACGTACTCCGCAACCGCAAATAA
- a CDS encoding substrate-binding domain-containing protein produces the protein MSRSIFRTIIATSAIGLLALGATACNRAPAGNSSAAGTGKTITLAVSTLNNPFFVDLRDGAQKAAEAAGATLNVVDAQNDPAAQANQIADAVTRQSSAIIINPVDSDAAGAAVKPAINAKIPVIAVDRAVNGADIATLVSSDNITGGKDAATALAKAMEEKGKLIHLQGVPGTSASRDRGQGFTEGIKAASGISIAADQPANFDRTQGLNVATNLLQAHEDTNGIFAENDEMALGAIQALGAKAGKDVHVFGFDGTADALKAVKEGKMAGTVAQQPTELGKVAVENALKVIGGQKVEKNIPVPVKIVTKDNVSEFLK, from the coding sequence ATGTCACGCAGCATCTTCCGTACCATCATCGCCACCAGCGCTATCGGTCTCCTCGCCCTGGGAGCCACCGCCTGCAACCGCGCACCAGCAGGAAACAGCTCAGCAGCTGGCACAGGAAAAACAATCACCCTGGCCGTATCTACCCTCAACAACCCATTCTTCGTAGACCTCCGTGACGGAGCTCAAAAAGCCGCCGAAGCCGCAGGAGCCACCCTCAACGTCGTCGACGCACAAAACGACCCCGCAGCCCAAGCCAACCAAATCGCTGACGCAGTCACACGCCAGTCCTCAGCCATCATCATCAACCCCGTCGACTCTGATGCCGCCGGCGCAGCAGTAAAGCCTGCCATCAATGCAAAAATCCCCGTCATTGCTGTAGACCGCGCCGTCAATGGCGCAGACATCGCCACCCTTGTCAGCAGTGACAACATCACTGGCGGAAAAGACGCCGCAACTGCACTAGCTAAAGCAATGGAAGAAAAAGGAAAACTCATCCACCTCCAAGGAGTTCCCGGCACATCCGCCAGCCGAGACCGAGGACAAGGGTTTACCGAAGGAATTAAAGCTGCCTCCGGCATCAGCATCGCCGCTGATCAACCCGCTAACTTCGACCGTACCCAAGGACTCAACGTCGCCACCAACCTGCTTCAAGCACACGAGGACACCAACGGCATCTTCGCCGAAAACGACGAAATGGCCCTCGGCGCAATCCAAGCACTCGGAGCCAAAGCAGGAAAAGACGTTCACGTATTCGGATTTGACGGAACCGCAGACGCTCTCAAAGCAGTCAAAGAAGGCAAGATGGCCGGAACCGTGGCTCAACAGCCCACAGAACTGGGCAAAGTAGCTGTTGAAAACGCACTCAAAGTTATCGGCGGACAAAAAGTAGAGAAAAACATTCCCGTCCCGGTCAAGATCGTGACCAAAGACAACGTCAGCGAGTTCCTCAAATGA
- a CDS encoding ribokinase — protein MTNNHENTSHSRVVVFGSLNADLYARVERHPTPGETVLGTGGFSRPGGKGANQAVAAALAGASVTMVGAIGEDANAEVALSLLNKAGVDCTGVRVVPGPTGTAIIAVSAQGENLIIVIPGANGKVTPDYVPAIRDTDVLVLQGEIPVESIDAAAAAAVAAGARPVINLAPIVDVAPATLLAANPLVVNEHEALAAADIVDPQRAGAVLADDVHEMAENVADRLLQAGVESVVITLGGQGALVASAEGKEHVPGEMVEVVDTTGAGDCFVGVVAAGLATGLSLAEAATAANSAAARAVGAEGTQHSYPGWEELA, from the coding sequence ATGACCAATAACCACGAGAACACATCGCACTCACGAGTAGTCGTATTCGGATCCCTCAACGCCGATCTCTACGCCCGAGTGGAACGCCACCCCACACCCGGCGAAACAGTTCTAGGTACCGGTGGCTTCAGTCGCCCCGGAGGAAAAGGCGCCAACCAAGCCGTCGCAGCCGCGCTCGCTGGTGCTTCGGTCACGATGGTGGGAGCTATCGGCGAGGATGCCAATGCTGAGGTAGCACTGTCCCTTTTGAATAAAGCTGGAGTGGACTGCACCGGCGTGCGAGTGGTCCCGGGGCCGACTGGCACTGCCATCATTGCCGTTTCGGCTCAAGGAGAGAACCTCATCATTGTTATCCCCGGCGCTAACGGGAAAGTTACTCCTGATTATGTACCTGCTATTCGGGATACTGACGTCCTCGTACTCCAAGGTGAGATTCCCGTGGAATCGATTGATGCAGCTGCTGCCGCCGCTGTGGCTGCCGGGGCCCGTCCGGTGATCAACCTTGCTCCTATTGTCGATGTTGCTCCGGCGACCCTCCTGGCTGCGAACCCACTCGTTGTCAATGAACACGAAGCACTTGCTGCAGCGGACATCGTGGACCCACAGCGGGCCGGGGCTGTGCTTGCCGATGACGTGCACGAGATGGCTGAAAATGTGGCAGATCGGCTACTGCAAGCAGGCGTTGAATCAGTCGTGATTACCCTCGGCGGGCAAGGTGCTCTCGTTGCCTCCGCTGAGGGGAAAGAACATGTACCAGGCGAGATGGTCGAGGTGGTTGACACTACGGGGGCAGGAGACTGTTTCGTCGGTGTTGTTGCTGCAGGTTTGGCGACTGGATTGTCACTGGCTGAAGCAGCTACCGCCGCGAACTCTGCGGCAGCTCGTGCTGTCGGAGCCGAGGGAACACAACACTCCTACCCAGGATGGGAGGAGCTTGCGTGA
- the rbsD gene encoding D-ribose pyranase, producing MKKSGILHAELSRQIALLGHTDLIAVADSGLPLPRSIPVIDLAMAPGMVPFTAALDVLLSELVVQRHTVAHEAFDEVAGQWISQRAGQLGEQVALLHEELKAMLPRMAFAVRTGEQSPYANVILECGVPF from the coding sequence GTGAAAAAGTCAGGGATTTTGCATGCTGAGTTGTCACGACAGATAGCTCTCTTAGGGCACACAGATCTGATCGCAGTCGCAGATAGTGGTTTGCCATTGCCGCGGTCGATTCCGGTGATCGACCTAGCTATGGCGCCTGGGATGGTCCCGTTCACCGCGGCGCTTGATGTGTTGTTGAGCGAGCTTGTAGTCCAACGTCACACGGTGGCGCATGAGGCTTTTGACGAAGTGGCGGGGCAGTGGATTTCCCAGCGTGCAGGACAGCTCGGTGAGCAGGTAGCGCTCCTGCATGAGGAATTAAAAGCGATGCTGCCTCGCATGGCGTTTGCGGTACGAACTGGTGAACAAAGCCCGTATGCCAACGTCATCTTGGAGTGCGGCGTGCCGTTCTGA
- a CDS encoding proline dehydrogenase family protein, translating into MSHDLTHIADQATTKVRQWLTTSAQHTTTEPGAARLAAVLSDPNGLEFTVGFVDRVIRTDDRRAAAHALAELGNITPQTLSHLDRAQINAGSLLAPTLPNIVVPAARTRIRQMVGHMIVDARERHLDRAISSLTKQGNRLNINLLGEAVLGEEQATIHLDETRRLLSRDDVDYVSIKVSSIASQISMWGFDQTVQYVTERLTPLYIEASRAPAGTKFINLDMEEYRDLRLTIEIFRRLLSTPETKNLEAGIVLQAYLPDALGAMQELAEFANKRVTDGGAGIKVRLVKGANLSMERVHAEIAGWPLTTCPTKTDTDANYKLVLHWLLNPDNMRGLRIGVAGHNLFDIAFAHLLGSQRGVTDRMEFEMLQGMASSQVETIGNELGRPLLYVPAVRPEEFDAAISYLVRRLEENAATENFMSGIFDIAPDNPTFHREEKRFRESLTTLQHILNTRGHTPPPPNDQQNRTTEQLPEPRPTTEPLPPFTNEPDTNPALPDNQTWARETIQRATPEWLNQQTTPPPLHLNDVDNLVDTTRKAAHEWATRPALERAHILYRAADILAHRRGHLISLAAAETGKIIGQSDPEISEAIDFARYYAHSALELDTITDATFTPDRAVLITPPWNFPLAIPAGSTIAALAAGAGVIHKPSAPTPHCSAAIVKALWDAGIPRDLLHVIAPDESDVGRALVTHPGIDRIILTGAYETAAMFSSWRPGLTINAETSGKNAIIITPSADRDLATADLVHSAFGHAGQKCSAASLAICVGSVYNSERFRRQLVDAASSLIVDLPHNLSATVGPLTENPSDKLHRALTTLEPGETWLLKPRQLDDTGRLWTPGIKDGVKPGSFFHHTEVFGPVLGLMHAENLNHAIALQNDVEYGLTGGIHSLDADEVRTWLEQVQVGNAYVNRGITGAIVQRQSFGGWKKSSVGLGSKAGGPNYVMLMGTWHDADAISTPTTTDPVVMRMAAAAQLDEDDTAWLAAAAASDIRAWEEEFSTPRDQTGLTTEANLFRYRPADIALRISQDAPTREIARAALAARTTGARVLIAAHPQVDSTVRALLSHIEQTLPTAPIRWLDDTSFADALANTSLDSGIGARVRVIGSLTDLVTERLASRPCVALLADPITASGRVELRNWVKEQSLSITLHRFGNASGPFHALAAELSTPSKN; encoded by the coding sequence ATGAGTCACGACCTCACACACATCGCAGACCAAGCAACCACCAAGGTCCGCCAATGGCTCACCACCAGCGCCCAACACACCACCACCGAACCCGGCGCAGCCCGCCTCGCCGCAGTGCTCTCTGACCCCAACGGCCTCGAATTCACCGTCGGATTCGTCGACCGCGTCATCCGCACCGACGACCGCCGCGCAGCCGCCCACGCCCTCGCCGAACTCGGCAACATCACCCCCCAAACCCTCTCCCACCTCGACCGCGCCCAAATCAACGCCGGCTCACTCCTAGCACCCACACTCCCCAACATCGTCGTACCCGCCGCACGCACCCGCATCCGCCAAATGGTCGGCCACATGATCGTCGACGCCCGCGAGCGCCACCTCGACCGCGCCATCAGCAGCCTCACCAAACAAGGCAACCGCCTCAACATCAACCTCCTCGGCGAAGCAGTCCTCGGCGAAGAACAAGCCACCATCCACCTCGATGAAACTCGACGACTGCTTAGCCGCGACGACGTCGACTACGTCTCGATCAAGGTCTCCTCCATCGCCTCCCAAATCTCTATGTGGGGCTTCGACCAAACCGTCCAATACGTCACCGAACGTCTCACCCCCCTCTACATCGAAGCCTCCCGCGCCCCCGCCGGCACTAAATTCATCAACCTCGACATGGAGGAATACCGCGACCTACGCCTGACCATCGAAATCTTCCGCCGCCTGCTATCCACCCCCGAAACCAAAAACCTCGAAGCCGGCATCGTCCTGCAGGCCTACCTGCCCGACGCCCTCGGCGCCATGCAAGAACTCGCCGAATTCGCCAACAAACGCGTCACCGACGGCGGAGCAGGCATCAAAGTCCGCCTCGTCAAAGGCGCCAACCTCTCCATGGAACGCGTCCACGCCGAAATAGCTGGCTGGCCCCTAACCACCTGCCCCACCAAAACCGACACCGACGCCAACTACAAACTCGTCCTGCACTGGCTCCTCAACCCCGACAACATGCGCGGCCTACGCATCGGCGTCGCTGGCCACAACCTCTTCGACATCGCCTTCGCTCATCTCCTGGGCTCCCAACGCGGCGTCACCGACCGCATGGAATTCGAAATGCTTCAAGGCATGGCCTCCAGTCAAGTCGAAACCATCGGCAACGAGCTAGGACGCCCTCTGCTATACGTACCAGCCGTCCGCCCCGAAGAATTTGACGCCGCCATCTCCTACCTCGTACGCCGCCTCGAAGAAAACGCCGCCACCGAAAACTTCATGTCCGGCATCTTCGACATCGCCCCAGACAACCCCACCTTCCACCGCGAAGAAAAACGCTTCCGCGAATCCCTCACCACCCTGCAACACATCCTCAACACCCGCGGACACACCCCACCGCCCCCCAACGACCAACAAAACCGCACCACCGAACAGCTCCCCGAACCACGCCCCACCACAGAGCCGCTCCCACCCTTCACCAACGAACCCGACACCAACCCCGCCCTACCCGACAACCAAACCTGGGCACGCGAAACCATCCAACGAGCCACCCCCGAATGGCTCAACCAGCAAACCACTCCCCCACCCCTGCACCTCAACGACGTCGACAACCTCGTCGACACCACCCGCAAAGCCGCCCACGAATGGGCCACCCGCCCCGCACTCGAACGCGCCCACATCCTCTACCGCGCCGCCGACATCCTTGCTCACCGCCGCGGCCACCTCATCTCCCTCGCCGCCGCCGAAACAGGAAAAATCATCGGCCAAAGCGACCCCGAAATCTCCGAAGCCATCGACTTCGCTCGCTACTACGCCCACAGCGCCCTCGAACTGGACACCATCACCGACGCCACCTTCACACCCGACCGCGCTGTCCTCATCACCCCACCCTGGAACTTCCCCCTAGCCATCCCTGCTGGCTCCACAATCGCCGCTCTGGCCGCAGGAGCAGGTGTCATCCACAAACCCTCAGCTCCCACCCCACACTGCTCCGCCGCAATCGTCAAAGCACTTTGGGACGCAGGTATCCCCCGCGACCTGCTCCACGTCATCGCCCCCGATGAAAGCGACGTCGGCCGCGCACTGGTCACCCACCCAGGCATCGACCGCATCATCCTCACCGGCGCCTACGAGACCGCCGCCATGTTTTCCTCATGGCGCCCCGGCCTAACCATCAACGCCGAAACATCAGGAAAAAACGCCATCATCATCACCCCATCAGCTGACCGCGACCTAGCCACAGCTGACCTAGTCCACTCCGCATTCGGACACGCTGGCCAAAAATGCTCCGCAGCGTCTTTAGCTATCTGTGTCGGCAGCGTCTACAACTCCGAACGCTTCCGCCGCCAACTCGTTGACGCAGCAAGCTCACTCATCGTCGACCTGCCCCATAACCTCAGCGCCACCGTAGGGCCACTGACCGAAAACCCCAGTGATAAGCTCCACCGCGCACTGACCACCCTCGAACCGGGCGAAACCTGGCTCCTGAAGCCACGCCAACTCGACGACACCGGCCGCCTCTGGACCCCAGGCATCAAAGACGGCGTCAAACCCGGCTCTTTCTTCCACCACACCGAAGTTTTCGGCCCTGTCCTTGGGCTCATGCACGCCGAAAACCTCAACCACGCCATCGCACTCCAAAACGATGTCGAATATGGCCTCACCGGAGGCATCCACAGCCTCGACGCCGACGAGGTCCGCACCTGGCTCGAACAAGTCCAGGTCGGTAACGCCTACGTCAACCGAGGCATCACCGGCGCTATCGTGCAACGCCAATCGTTCGGCGGCTGGAAGAAATCTTCAGTCGGTCTCGGTTCCAAAGCAGGTGGCCCCAACTACGTCATGCTCATGGGCACCTGGCATGACGCCGACGCCATCAGCACTCCCACCACCACTGACCCTGTGGTCATGCGCATGGCCGCCGCTGCCCAGCTTGACGAAGACGACACCGCCTGGCTCGCAGCCGCTGCTGCAAGCGATATCCGTGCGTGGGAAGAAGAATTCAGCACCCCCCGTGACCAAACCGGCCTCACAACTGAAGCCAACCTTTTCCGTTACCGTCCAGCTGACATCGCACTACGCATTAGCCAAGACGCACCCACTCGCGAAATAGCCCGCGCAGCATTGGCTGCGCGAACCACTGGCGCGCGGGTACTCATTGCCGCGCACCCTCAGGTAGACAGCACCGTCAGAGCATTGTTGAGTCACATCGAGCAGACACTCCCCACCGCACCTATTCGCTGGCTCGATGACACCAGTTTCGCTGACGCGCTAGCAAACACCAGCCTGGATAGCGGTATCGGGGCGCGGGTACGCGTCATCGGTTCCCTTACCGATCTTGTAACAGAACGGCTTGCTTCACGTCCTTGCGTGGCTTTGCTCGCTGACCCGATCACTGCTTCCGGACGGGTAGAGCTACGCAACTGGGTTAAGGAGCAGTCTTTGTCGATCACACTTCATCGGTTCGGTAACGCGTCAGGGCCTTTCCATGCCCTCGCAGCTGAACTCAGCACACCAAGCAAAAACTAA
- a CDS encoding sugar phosphate isomerase/epimerase and 4-hydroxyphenylpyruvate domain-containing protein, producing MRKAIATISIAGTLTQKLSAIAAAGYDGIEIFDNDLIASPLTPTKIAQRCSDLGLTIEIFQPLRDIEGWHPDHFPAVLHRLRHKFTTMQRLGVHLALACSNALPTAIDNPDLRAHQLHHIGNLAADHGITIAYEALAWGTHINRIGHAWKTVTDTDHPAITLAIDTFHILSRGDTPTALTNIPANRIGYMQIADAPHLDMNVLTWSRHHRCYPGQGDLNLVELVGTVIDLGYRGPLSLEIFSDIVRDANPRINALDGMRSLLILEEQLRHRNTHHTNTNTNTNTNTNHPAPTIDLFNPPPPPNRVNPAFIEIAISTTDNNDPNPTTSITALLKALGFHHASTHTTRPVQWWSNGNAHICLTTLPTPTPPATRPYISAIALEVDHVHDVATRATALLWPPVTHHRGRYDSALPGIDTPGDLHVFLTGPENADDDWRNGYPTPTPPSHQATLTGIDHIGTTTPPTLHPAEQSFYQSVFNLQAGPTSEFIRPTGRRLSRPYHPTHGNLRIILANGHTHSTIDQIAFNCADITTTITTARNNGAHFLPIPANYYDDLQARHNLDTTTINHLRHHNLYYDQDNNGGTLLHTYITTPGNNFIIELLQRNNGYNGYGEPNTHIRLAAQTHHQP from the coding sequence GTGCGTAAAGCCATCGCCACCATCTCCATCGCCGGCACCCTCACCCAAAAGCTCTCCGCCATCGCCGCAGCCGGCTACGACGGCATCGAAATCTTCGACAACGACCTCATCGCCAGCCCCCTAACCCCCACCAAAATCGCTCAACGCTGCAGCGACTTAGGCCTAACCATCGAAATATTCCAACCCCTACGCGACATCGAAGGATGGCACCCCGATCACTTCCCCGCCGTCCTGCACCGCCTCCGCCACAAATTCACCACCATGCAACGCCTCGGCGTACACCTAGCCCTGGCCTGCTCCAACGCGCTCCCCACCGCCATCGACAACCCCGACCTACGCGCCCACCAACTCCACCACATCGGCAACCTCGCCGCCGACCACGGCATCACCATCGCCTACGAAGCCCTCGCCTGGGGCACCCACATCAACCGCATCGGTCACGCCTGGAAAACCGTCACCGACACCGACCACCCCGCCATCACCCTGGCCATCGACACCTTCCACATCCTCTCCCGCGGCGATACCCCCACCGCCCTAACCAACATCCCCGCCAACCGCATCGGCTACATGCAAATCGCCGACGCACCCCACCTAGACATGAACGTCCTCACCTGGTCCCGCCACCACCGCTGCTACCCCGGCCAAGGCGACCTCAACCTCGTCGAACTCGTCGGCACCGTCATCGACCTGGGCTACCGCGGCCCCCTCTCCCTCGAAATCTTCTCCGACATCGTCCGCGACGCCAACCCCCGCATCAACGCCCTCGACGGCATGCGCTCCCTACTCATCCTCGAAGAACAACTCCGCCACCGAAACACCCACCACACCAACACCAACACCAACACCAACACCAACACCAACCACCCTGCCCCCACCATCGACCTCTTCAACCCACCCCCACCCCCCAACCGCGTCAACCCCGCCTTCATCGAAATCGCCATCAGCACCACCGACAACAACGACCCCAACCCCACCACCAGCATCACCGCACTCCTCAAAGCCCTCGGCTTCCACCACGCCAGCACCCACACCACCCGCCCCGTCCAGTGGTGGAGCAACGGCAACGCCCACATCTGCCTCACCACCCTGCCCACCCCCACACCACCAGCAACCCGCCCCTACATCTCCGCCATCGCCCTCGAAGTCGACCACGTCCACGACGTCGCCACCCGCGCCACCGCACTCCTATGGCCCCCCGTCACCCACCACCGCGGCCGCTACGACTCCGCCCTCCCCGGCATCGACACCCCCGGCGACCTACACGTATTCCTCACCGGCCCCGAAAACGCCGACGACGACTGGCGCAATGGCTACCCCACCCCCACACCACCATCCCACCAGGCAACACTCACCGGAATCGACCACATCGGCACCACCACCCCACCCACCCTGCACCCCGCCGAACAATCCTTCTACCAATCCGTGTTCAACCTCCAAGCCGGCCCCACCAGCGAATTCATCCGCCCCACCGGCCGCCGCCTCAGCCGCCCCTACCACCCCACCCACGGCAACCTGCGCATCATCCTCGCCAACGGCCACACCCACTCCACCATCGACCAAATCGCCTTCAACTGCGCCGACATCACCACCACCATCACCACCGCACGCAACAACGGCGCCCACTTCCTCCCCATCCCCGCCAACTACTACGACGACCTTCAAGCCCGCCACAACCTCGACACCACCACCATCAACCACCTACGCCACCACAACCTCTACTACGACCAAGACAACAACGGCGGCACCCTCCTACACACCTACATCACCACCCCCGGAAACAACTTCATCATCGAACTCCTCCAACGCAACAACGGATACAACGGCTACGGCGAACCCAACACCCACATACGCCTCGCCGCCCAAACACACCACCAGCCCTAA